The Pogoniulus pusillus isolate bPogPus1 chromosome 21, bPogPus1.pri, whole genome shotgun sequence genomic interval CTGATTACTAGGAATAGAATTCAGTCCATGAAATCCTGCTCAGTCACTGCAAAGTGGACATTTCTCAGTTAATAGGTAAATAAGGAAACAAACACATTGCTGAGGATTTTCCTAACCCCCACACCACCACTGAGTAGCATCTTTTCAAGTAGCATGTTACACTGTAAATACCAAAGGAATTAATAACGATCACCCCCCTCATTTACATATGTTACAGTATCACCGAGCAAGAAAGATCATGTTTAAGGGGAATATTTTACAGCACTGCAGAATTAGTATTAACACAAAAATGAAAATGGGAAGGAGGGACCCGAAGACCCTCTGAGAAAGCACTTGAAGAACACAGTGCCACTTGAAACAAGACAAGAACCCACAAAACTACTTTTGGCTTCAGCCCTTACCATGAACTCCTCTAGGGTCTGGTAGGTTTTCCCTCGAAACTCGCAGTAGTTCTTCCTCTCCTTGCACTGCGGGCAGCACTGCGTGGTGTCCACATGGATGCATCGAGGGTGGAGCCTAGGGCACTCGGGTTGGATGCACAGAGGGCCCTCTTcagtgcagaggcaggggcaggcagagggacctggcgcGAACTTCTCCCCGATGGCATAGACAAAGCCGCTCTCGTCCACGCAGCCTTTCCCACGGTAGTCTGGATAGGCGTACTCCTCCGGTGGCTCAGGAGTGGCGCTTGCAACAGCTTCTGGGAGAGAGTCTTCAGCTATCTGAGGTTCCTCGGGAGCGGCATCCCTTTGCTCCTGCACTTGAATGCTCCCAGATTTACTGCTCGTCCCCTGGCTGTTCCAAGACTGCTTTTGCTTAGTCCAAGACTCCTTGTTCGAGTAGTTCCTGTTTCCTTTGCTCTTCCAGTCCCTGTTCCCCTCTTCCCGCCCACTCCTGCCAATCTCATTCATTTTCCCTGGGCCTGCATGGCTGTCCCTCGCAGATGTGTGATCCCTCTTTTCCTGGCTTGCCTTTAACTCCTGTTTGTCTTGAGCCTTGGCCAGTTTTTGTAGAGGTATGGTGGAGCTACAGAGGGCAACCATGAGGCAGCAGGTTACGAGAAGAGAACTAGAGAGAGCTCCAATTGCCATTGCAGTAGAGCTGGGCATCCCCTACTGCATCCCACAGGGGACACTGCATTCACATTGGAGGGTAGCGCTTCACAGATCCAGAGTCCCTAGGAAGAGAAGCATTAGGAACACTTTAGCTTCGGCACTTCTCGCCCCCCCTCCTTGCTTCCACTGATGCAACATCTCAAACAATATGCAACCTGCCTCGGTAGTTTATGCAAAAGGCAAACAACAGCCTGGTGCTGcatccctcctccttctcccccgcTCAGCCAAGTCTTATAAATAGCAGAGCTCTGGACACAGACCGGGCATCTTCAGCTCCGTGACAGCACCACGCAGAACTCTGGGGAGTTGGGATTTGCAAGGACAGATGCATGCAAAAAAACCAGAAGGTTTGGGGGGTTATTCTTCCTTCCGAACGACAACACGTGAAGAGGACAGACGCACACTGAATTAAATGGAGCTCCCCAAAACACAGCAGAGTCTGGAACAGAAATCACTCAATTGAGTCCTATTCACCGACTGCATGCACGTTGATTTTCATCTACCTCTCATTTAATATGTCGTCGGGTCTTTTTGTTGCTTTTGGAAtcatttgtgtgtgtttgctgtTTTGGGgcggttttgttgctgtttctttttttttttttttccctttcctctgaaAAACATCTACTGGTGAGCAGATTTCTGTTAAAGACCTCTAAAAACAGGCACGTAAATGCGAGCAGAGGCAAACCACCTCTCCTCCGAACTACCTCAAGCACGCACCGCCTTTCCTCCCGTGCTTTAAAGGCAAAACCCAAGCGTTAAGAGTTTGCGCAGCAGGGGGGCAAATTTAACCCACATCTCTCAGGAGTTCAGCAACATCCCCGGCTCCCCTCAAGGCGCTGCACATCAaatgggttaaaaaaaataaacaagtaaggggaaaataaaaaacaagGAAACCAccagaaaaccaaccaaacaaacagcaaaccaaAATACGTACACTGCTCCGGCCGGCATAAGCGAAAggagctccagcctctcacacgGCCCCAGCTCCGAGACACCGCTCCTCAAACCCATTGAAAAGCCTCTCTCTGCGCCCGCCCGCCCTCCCGGCCCGCAGCGGCGGCGGAACGGCGGGCAGCGCGCTCCGCCCGCCGCGGGAACGCCGCCGAG includes:
- the VWC2 gene encoding brorin; protein product: MPSSTAMAIGALSSSLLVTCCLMVALCSSTIPLQKLAKAQDKQELKASQEKRDHTSARDSHAGPGKMNEIGRSGREEGNRDWKSKGNRNYSNKESWTKQKQSWNSQGTSSKSGSIQVQEQRDAAPEEPQIAEDSLPEAVASATPEPPEEYAYPDYRGKGCVDESGFVYAIGEKFAPGPSACPCLCTEEGPLCIQPECPRLHPRCIHVDTTQCCPQCKERKNYCEFRGKTYQTLEEFMVSPCEKCRCEANGEVLCTVSACPQTECVDPVYEPDQCCPICKNGPNCFAETTVIPAGREVKTDECTICHCTYEEGTWRIERQAMCTRHECKQI